In Miscanthus floridulus cultivar M001 chromosome 19, ASM1932011v1, whole genome shotgun sequence, the DNA window TCTGTAAAATTACCGGTGGATGGGATTTGAAATTACTAGTACAccttgttcgcttgatcgtatcagtcatACTTATCAACTATggtatattatttttctctcacaacaaaacagcatcaaccggcttataagccacgtaAATGATCTAAGCTAACATGGTGGTAGCTAGTAAACCCTGTATCATGCCACGTTTACAAGATCTGATGCAGCTATTACGCTAGGCCTTTTGCAGTAATAGATGATTGCAGACTTGCAATAATAAGTTCCTCAACATCAATAATGTCATGTGACTTTGCAATCATATTTTCGCGAAGGTTAATAAATTATAAGTTCTTTTCGCTTAAATTACTTATCAGTGTTTTTccctcacaataaatcagcatcaaccggcttatcagccgcataAACCACCAGCCAACACAGCTCTACAGTGGCTATACCTTTGTATCCTGGGATCTGGAGTGGACAAGGATAAGAATATCGGTTTAGGCGCCTTCCAAACCATACATTGCAATGTTGGGCTCTGCTAGTCCTGTGAGACATTTACAAAAATTCCACTTTATGTAGTCATTTTGTTCTCTCTAGGGACTCGTTTGTCGCTCTCAATTTAACAGCCATAAGTAGATTTCAGGTGCAGAGTTTCGGATGATCGGGTCTGGTGTGTGATTGGAAGACGTTGTGGTATTGCTATAGTTGTTAGTCGTTTGATTGAGCTTCAACGGTCTAGAGGTAGCGCCACGGGTAGCTTGATGAAAGAATGGTCTTTGTACTTGTGCATCCGTGGTAGGGTTAACTTCAATGCAACATAGATTTTCTTGAAGTCCAACAAAATTCTActaactaatcaagctatgacaATAGGTTTACAAAATATGTATAAAAATTGTAATAGTTTACAATACTAAAAAATATGGTATGCTATAAATCGGGGCTGCAGCTCCCCTCGTGTGCCTGAtttctgccttaaattactgtTACTCAGTCTCAAATCATCATTAATCTCTAGCTCTAGCCCTAAATCGTCATTATTTAGCCCTCCCTTGTCTCATCTTGAATATGCCCCTGAATCTATCTATTATAAGAAAGTTTCAAGAACTTCTATATTGAACAAAATTGCTATTGTCTTGGTGGCAAGTACACTATCagatccaaattataagacattttagatTTTTTATAAGCACTTAAATATACACTATAATTAAagcaatatattaaaaaataaaatgtcttataatttaaaatggaaggTAATAATTTTTTCTTCTCATTCCTATAGCTCATCTGAACGTGCAGTACCTAAAAATCGAGACGAGGACGAGCGGCTGAGGCACCAAGCCACCAAAGCAGGGGTAAGTATACCAGCAAATAGCAAGAACAAGCCTCGAAAGGGCATACAATACAATCCGTGATAAGAGTACCCAAAAAATGCGCGCCAAGCAAAGATACTAGTACTCCGTACGAGGAAATAGTAAACCAGATGTCCAGATATGAAAAACCGGGTTCAGTAGTGAACTTTGTAGCTAATCAGGGTCACTGGATTCTTGCACATCCGGTGGGATGATGGGGCTTCGTGTGTTTTTGCGGCAAGATTCCATACCGATGTCAGCTGAACACGCCACGAGGAGGGTTGCCGGGCCGGTTTTCGGAACGATTTGCCGTCAAGCTAGGTCCATACGGTTCTGCTTCCTGGACTGGATCGTAGTGGCTGTGGCCGACTGGCCAGCTCCGGTGATTCTTCGACCTTGTTCGGCCGTATGCGCTGACGAGTTTTCCGCGACCCGGGCGGGCACACGGACCCGAGGACGCGCCAGCGCCTGCGCTGTCCGCGTGACCGTCGGGTCCCCCGCGATCACGACGACGGACGGACGGCAACTTGGCGTcggcgcgaggaggaggagggccgcTTGTGGGCCCGACGAGAGGTGCATGCACCCGTACCGTAAGCCCGCGATGGACAGCAGCAGCCCAGTGGGCCTGGTGGGCGCGGACGAGCGTGTCCGCAAAGGAAAGGAGGAAACCCACGGGACGGGATTGCGGCGTATGTGGGTCCCATTTGTCCTGACCCAAAAGtacgagagaattccttatttgacactagaCAAATGACGCATTTCTTTTTTGGCCCTCAAAAAAAATTTCTGtttcctatttgacaccgagttcaactttcattcATTATATGACACTCCGTTGGATTTTTCGTCCGTGAACCGTTAACTGCCatgtgaaaagacgattttgctcTTGTGGAcaccaccacccttctccctcctctcctcaccttctccctcctctgcttGGCCGCCACGCTGCCGCTGGCCTCGCCCACCTCCAACCCCGACGTCGCGCTGCTCCTCACCAAGGTGAAGTCCGCGCTGCAGGGCCAGCGGCCCAACGTGCAGCTCGCCACCTGGAACGCCTCCACGTCGCTCTGCCTCTGGCGGGGCCTCCGCTGGGCCACGCCCGACGGCCGGCCCCTCCGCTGCGACGCCGCCTCCTCCTCACGCAACCTGTCCCTCGCCTCCGACCCCGCTCTCCTCCTCGTCTCCATCCGCCTccccgccgccgcgctcgccagtCGCCTCCCGCCAGACTTCGGCGCCTTCTCCGCGCTCGACTTTGTCTACCTCGCCGCCAACGCCCTCACAGGCCCCGTCCCGCTCGAGCTCGACAACGCGCCGTCGCTCTCCGCGCTCAACCTCGCCGGGAACCGCCTCGACGGGGACCTGCCCACCTCCATATGGAACCTCTACGACCGCGTCACCAAGCTCCGCCTCCATGGCAACGCCCTCACGGGGGCCATCCCGGCGCCGCCCGAGGCCAACACCACCTGCGACCGCCTCCGCGTCCTTGACCTCGGCGCCAACCGCTTCTCCGGCGGCTTCCCTGTGTTCCTCACCGCGTTCCGAGGCCTCCAGCACCTCGACCTCGGTGCCAACCGCTTGGAGGGGCCAATACCGGAGGCCCTCGCCAGGATGGCGACCCAGCAGCAGCTCCAGGCGCTCAATGTCTCCTACAACAACTTCTCCGTCCAGCTGCCCCCGACCTTCGCGGGCTCCGCTTCACGGCGGACTCCTTCCTAGGCAACGACTCGTCGTTGTGCGGCCCGCCGCTGCGCCAGTGCGTGACGGCCTCGAGCCTCAGCTCCCGCGGCGTCGCTGGGATGGTCATCGGCCTCATGGGCTAGGCCAGCGGCAGCATGGCAGCCAAGCaggggagggagaaggggaggagaggagggagaagggtggtggggcccatagggATAAAATCGTCTTTTCACATGGCAGTTAACGGTCCAGGGACGGAAAATCCAATGGAGTGTCATataaggaacgaaagttgaactcggtgtcaaatagagAACGAAAAAATTTTGAGGGCCAAAAAAAGGAACGGATCATTTGCCTGGTGTCAAATAATGAATTCTCTCGAAAAGTTTCCAATTTCTTTCTTCCCTCTTTATCACTGCCATATCATTTTTGGAAGCTTATATTTCTTTCAAACttt includes these proteins:
- the LOC136526369 gene encoding putative kinase-like protein TMKL1, with product MDSSSPVGLVGADERVRKGKEETHGTGLRHDFALVDTTTLLPPLLTFSLLCLAATLPLASPTSNPDVALLLTKVKSALQGQRPNVQLATWNASTSLCLWRGLRWATPDGRPLRCDAASSSRNLSLASDPALLLVSIRLPAAALASRLPPDFGAFSALDFVYLAANALTGPVPLELDNAPSLSALNLAGNRLDGDLPTSIWNLYDRVTKLRLHGNALTGAIPAPPEANTTCDRLRVLDLGANRFSGGFPVFLTAFRGLQHLDLGANRLEGPIPEALARMATQQQLQALNVSYNNFSVQLPPTFAGSASRRTPS